One window from the genome of Rufibacter tibetensis encodes:
- a CDS encoding HesB/IscA family protein, with protein MITVSDKAKEKVEKLKQDSNIDDSFRLRASVAGGGCSGLSYKLDFDDEVKPMDQEFEDKGVKVVVDMKSFLYLAGTELDFSDGLNGKGFFFNNPNASRTCGCGDSFSV; from the coding sequence ATGATTACCGTTTCTGATAAAGCAAAAGAAAAAGTAGAAAAGCTGAAGCAAGACTCTAACATAGATGACAGCTTCCGTTTAAGAGCCTCTGTAGCTGGGGGTGGTTGCTCTGGCCTGTCTTACAAATTGGACTTCGATGATGAAGTAAAGCCGATGGACCAGGAGTTTGAAGACAAAGGCGTGAAGGTAGTGGTTGACATGAAAAGCTTCCTTTACCTGGCCGGCACTGAACTAGACTTCTCCGACGGACTGAACGGAAAAGGCTTCTTCTTCAACAACCCTAACGCCAGCCGTACTTGCGGCTGCGGTGACAGTTTCTCTGTGTAA
- a CDS encoding IscS subfamily cysteine desulfurase, with the protein MLKFPIYLDNNATTPMDPRVLEAMLPYFTNHFGNAASRNHPFGWAAEEAVDYAREQIAALINCNPKELIFTSGATESDNLAIKGVFEMYASKGNHIITATTEHKAVLDTCKHIEKIGGQVTYLQVNHEGLIDLQELEAAITDKTILISIMYGNNEVGVVQPIREIGQIAKKHGVLFFSDATQAVGKIPVDVEADGIDLMAFSGHKMYGPKGVGALYVRRKNPRVKVTAQMDGGGHERGMRSGTLNVPGIVGLGKAAEICRTDMASDTARIIAMRDRLERELLQMEESYLNGNKESRLPHVSNISFKYVEGEGLMMGVKDIAVSSGSACTSASLEPSYVLKAMGMSDDLAHSSLRFGLSRFTTEEEVDFAISHVKEAVTKLRELSPLWEMFKEGIDLDSVEWAEH; encoded by the coding sequence ATGCTGAAATTTCCGATTTATCTAGATAACAATGCCACCACGCCAATGGATCCGCGCGTGTTGGAGGCCATGTTGCCATACTTTACTAATCACTTCGGGAACGCTGCGTCCCGCAATCACCCTTTCGGTTGGGCCGCCGAGGAAGCTGTTGACTACGCTCGTGAGCAAATCGCTGCGTTGATCAACTGCAACCCTAAAGAGCTTATCTTCACCTCTGGTGCTACTGAGTCTGATAACTTAGCCATCAAAGGGGTGTTTGAAATGTACGCTTCTAAAGGAAACCACATTATCACGGCCACCACTGAGCACAAAGCGGTGTTGGATACGTGTAAGCATATCGAGAAAATAGGCGGACAGGTTACTTACTTACAAGTAAACCATGAAGGTCTTATTGATTTACAAGAGCTGGAAGCTGCCATCACTGACAAGACCATCCTGATCTCTATCATGTATGGTAACAATGAAGTGGGCGTGGTACAACCCATCAGAGAGATTGGACAGATTGCCAAAAAGCACGGTGTTCTTTTCTTCTCAGATGCTACTCAAGCCGTAGGTAAAATTCCGGTAGACGTAGAAGCTGACGGTATTGACCTGATGGCCTTCTCTGGTCACAAAATGTATGGACCTAAAGGTGTTGGTGCCTTGTACGTGCGTCGTAAAAACCCACGGGTGAAAGTTACTGCCCAGATGGACGGTGGCGGACACGAGCGTGGCATGCGTTCTGGTACCTTGAACGTACCTGGTATTGTTGGTTTAGGCAAAGCCGCTGAGATCTGCCGTACTGATATGGCCTCTGATACTGCTCGTATCATTGCCATGCGTGACCGCTTGGAGCGCGAGTTGCTGCAAATGGAAGAGTCTTACCTGAACGGAAACAAAGAAAGCCGTCTGCCCCACGTAAGCAATATCTCCTTCAAATATGTAGAGGGTGAAGGCTTGATGATGGGCGTAAAAGACATTGCCGTTTCTTCTGGCTCAGCCTGTACTTCTGCTTCTCTGGAGCCTTCTTATGTGTTGAAGGCCATGGGCATGAGCGATGACCTGGCACACTCTTCTTTGCGTTTTGGCTTAAGCCGTTTCACTACGGAAGAGGAAGTTGACTTCGCTATCAGCCACGTGAAAGAGGCCGTTACTAAACTCCGTGAACTATCCCCCTTATGGGAAATGTTCAAAGAGGGTATAGACCTTGACTCTGTAGAGTGGGCAGAACACTAA
- a CDS encoding AAA family ATPase, translating into MKITSVRFLNLNSLQGEHLIRFDEPPLSESGLFAITGPTGAGKTTILDAITVALYGQVPRHGRDVSEIMTRHTGECWSEVEFEAQGKTYRARWNLRRSRGKADGKLQSPVMELINAATQEILESRLSETRQRIIDLCGLDFQQFLRSVMLSQGDFTRFLKASESERSELLEKLTDTRIYSQISMVAYEKAKAEKQKLQDIEQRLQLDQLLPEETRNALTQEVTDLKASVRLTNQHVQQHHQQQAWLENLQKLTQKETQLSNQLTSAQTEYQTWQPQRERLSCHEQGQPFQGELTRLEEVQKRGQAIGKAVSMLQEQVPAQKQKVSAQTTATQAARTAHEQAQQILTEAEPRLDKVLQQDTHLAAQQAQYIKDEQGTTQLQANVRQLATSLEQKQAEFKKIEEQGIQLKKWLEENALDEELIRTLHDGKAELRNLEEVQKQQAKFTKEHADFKLILENETKNTASWRNQLQTTEEKLKEQQTLLADLQKQATAALQGQEPEALEQLCHRLPQVCSQLEKQVDLSKSYLQLEARRQTLQHQLAQTTQNLHQKRTGFTQTKAEVEQAQEKLKDLHQIVDLQRQIQKYEDARAHLQPEQPCPLCGSTHHPFVEEHQPQTLTEAEQNLLHQQQRLQQLTLQERELAAAVHKLELEEQHTQNQLQEIGEQAQKLHTQFAQLNTALELAHEIALSDAIDHYWTTRKTELQQATGTLEKLRALRTRTDAARQAEQKLLSDQQRFRFEIEKSTAKRADADAQVQRLQEELQDLTEQAQVIGDTLRGFFGTYGLTYSGTNGTDLLSQLEKRKDIYEQRKAQLPELRVRYSETKAEAENSKKLVEEKQSELKHRQEQLESTRQHLKELQTQRFNLLPEGLQPQAEKQRLQRELQQAAQALQSAEATLQREQEQLNFLQHQLTAKQQDLQTNQQTQTSLETALLQKAQPLGFTSLVELQALLLPEAEVNRLREEQRQLEKTITELEHSLLQIRAEHLTEKERHLTELTLEELQPLIHTLEEEKNQHLAQIARLEHQLLQDAELREKHQQLTQRLDVQKGEAERWARLASLIGSADGKKFSKYAQSLTLARLVELGNRHLLRLNDRYRILKSKGEELELQILDTYQGDATRSVNSLSGGESFLVSLALALGLSDLASHKTQIHSLFIDEGFGTLDAETLDIAMDALESLQASGKMIGIISHVEALKERISTQIVVEKKAGGRSGIRVVNGNVLVM; encoded by the coding sequence GTGAAGATAACTTCTGTTCGTTTCCTCAATCTGAACTCGCTTCAGGGCGAGCACCTTATTCGGTTCGATGAGCCGCCTTTGAGCGAATCGGGCCTGTTTGCTATTACCGGTCCTACCGGGGCAGGCAAGACTACCATTCTGGACGCCATTACAGTGGCGTTGTATGGACAGGTGCCGCGCCATGGGCGGGATGTTTCTGAGATCATGACCCGCCACACAGGCGAGTGCTGGTCTGAGGTGGAGTTTGAGGCCCAGGGAAAAACTTACCGAGCCCGGTGGAACCTTCGGCGGAGCCGCGGCAAAGCCGATGGCAAACTGCAGAGCCCGGTCATGGAACTCATTAATGCCGCTACCCAGGAGATTCTGGAATCACGTCTTTCTGAGACCCGGCAGCGCATCATTGATTTGTGCGGTCTGGATTTTCAGCAGTTCCTCCGTTCGGTTATGCTCTCCCAAGGCGACTTTACTCGTTTCCTGAAGGCGAGTGAGAGCGAACGCAGTGAACTCTTGGAAAAACTCACCGATACTCGCATCTATTCCCAAATTTCCATGGTGGCTTATGAAAAGGCCAAAGCGGAAAAGCAAAAACTTCAGGACATTGAACAGCGCCTGCAGCTAGACCAACTCTTACCTGAGGAAACCCGCAATGCTTTGACCCAAGAAGTCACTGATTTGAAGGCTTCCGTGCGGTTGACTAACCAGCATGTACAGCAACACCATCAACAACAGGCCTGGCTGGAGAACTTACAAAAGTTAACACAGAAAGAAACACAACTCAGCAACCAGCTAACTTCAGCTCAAACCGAATACCAAACCTGGCAACCGCAGCGTGAAAGGTTAAGCTGTCATGAGCAGGGCCAGCCTTTCCAAGGCGAACTTACCAGATTGGAAGAAGTGCAGAAGCGGGGACAGGCTATAGGTAAAGCTGTGTCTATGTTACAGGAACAGGTGCCAGCGCAAAAACAAAAGGTATCTGCCCAGACTACTGCCACCCAGGCTGCCCGTACAGCACATGAACAGGCGCAGCAAATTCTTACAGAGGCAGAGCCGCGCTTAGATAAGGTATTGCAGCAAGACACCCACCTGGCGGCGCAACAGGCACAATATATAAAAGACGAGCAGGGTACAACCCAGCTGCAGGCCAACGTCCGGCAGCTTGCCACGTCTTTGGAACAAAAGCAGGCTGAATTTAAAAAGATAGAAGAGCAGGGCATTCAGCTGAAGAAATGGCTGGAGGAAAACGCCCTGGACGAAGAACTGATCCGGACCCTCCATGACGGAAAAGCAGAACTCAGGAACCTGGAGGAGGTACAAAAACAGCAAGCCAAGTTCACCAAAGAGCACGCTGATTTCAAGCTGATTTTAGAAAACGAGACCAAAAACACTGCTTCTTGGCGAAATCAGTTGCAGACCACTGAGGAGAAATTAAAAGAACAACAGACCCTGCTGGCAGATTTGCAGAAGCAAGCTACCGCTGCCCTGCAAGGCCAGGAACCCGAAGCGCTGGAACAGCTGTGCCATCGGCTCCCGCAAGTATGTAGTCAGTTGGAGAAACAGGTTGATCTAAGCAAAAGCTACCTGCAACTAGAGGCGCGCAGGCAAACGTTGCAACACCAACTTGCCCAGACAACCCAGAACCTGCACCAGAAACGCACTGGCTTTACCCAAACCAAAGCTGAGGTTGAACAGGCGCAGGAAAAGTTGAAAGACTTGCACCAGATTGTGGACCTGCAGCGGCAAATCCAGAAATACGAAGACGCCCGTGCCCACCTGCAGCCCGAACAACCTTGCCCGCTCTGCGGCTCTACGCACCACCCCTTTGTGGAGGAGCACCAGCCCCAGACCTTGACAGAGGCCGAGCAGAACCTTCTGCACCAGCAACAACGACTACAGCAATTGACTTTGCAGGAAAGGGAACTAGCCGCTGCGGTACACAAGTTGGAGCTGGAAGAGCAACACACCCAGAACCAGCTACAGGAAATTGGAGAGCAAGCTCAAAAGCTGCATACCCAATTCGCGCAGCTAAATACGGCTTTGGAACTGGCCCATGAGATTGCCCTTTCAGACGCCATAGACCACTACTGGACCACCCGCAAAACCGAACTACAGCAGGCCACAGGCACGCTGGAGAAACTCCGTGCCCTTCGCACCCGCACCGACGCTGCCCGGCAGGCTGAACAAAAACTACTCTCTGACCAGCAACGTTTCCGCTTTGAAATTGAAAAATCAACGGCAAAACGAGCAGACGCTGATGCCCAAGTCCAACGCCTGCAGGAAGAGCTACAAGATTTGACAGAGCAGGCACAGGTCATTGGGGATACCCTTCGTGGGTTCTTCGGCACCTACGGCCTCACCTACTCCGGCACCAATGGGACAGACCTACTCTCTCAACTGGAGAAGCGCAAGGATATCTATGAGCAAAGAAAGGCTCAGTTGCCTGAACTTCGGGTGAGGTATTCAGAAACCAAGGCCGAAGCAGAGAACAGTAAAAAGTTGGTAGAGGAAAAGCAATCAGAGCTGAAACACCGCCAAGAGCAACTGGAATCCACACGGCAACACCTAAAGGAGCTTCAAACCCAACGCTTCAACCTTCTGCCCGAAGGCTTACAACCACAAGCTGAGAAACAACGGCTCCAGAGAGAGTTGCAGCAAGCTGCTCAAGCGTTGCAATCTGCTGAAGCCACGCTGCAGCGTGAGCAGGAACAACTGAATTTCCTTCAACATCAGCTCACTGCCAAACAGCAAGACCTTCAGACAAACCAGCAGACTCAAACAAGCTTAGAAACGGCTCTTCTGCAAAAAGCCCAGCCGCTTGGTTTTACTTCCTTGGTAGAACTGCAAGCCCTTCTTTTGCCTGAAGCCGAAGTTAACCGCCTGCGTGAAGAGCAACGGCAGTTGGAAAAGACGATCACAGAACTGGAACACAGTTTGCTGCAAATAAGGGCTGAGCACCTAACTGAGAAAGAACGACACCTGACGGAACTGACGTTGGAAGAACTGCAACCGCTCATTCATACGCTGGAAGAAGAAAAGAACCAGCATCTGGCTCAGATCGCCCGCCTGGAACACCAACTATTGCAAGACGCTGAGCTCCGCGAAAAGCACCAGCAGCTTACCCAAAGGTTAGACGTGCAGAAAGGCGAAGCCGAACGGTGGGCTCGTTTGGCCAGCCTGATCGGCTCTGCCGATGGCAAGAAGTTCAGTAAGTATGCGCAAAGCCTTACTCTGGCCCGTTTGGTGGAATTAGGCAACCGGCACCTGCTCCGCCTTAACGACCGATACCGCATCTTGAAGAGCAAGGGCGAAGAACTGGAACTACAGATATTGGACACCTATCAGGGAGACGCTACCCGTTCCGTGAACTCACTTTCTGGTGGCGAGAGCTTCCTGGTAAGTCTTGCCTTGGCGCTGGGGCTTTCTGATCTGGCCAGCCACAAAACCCAAATCCATTCGCTCTTTATCGACGAGGGTTTCGGAACACTAGATGCTGAGACGCTGGACATTGCCATGGATGCGTTGGAAAGTCTGCAAGCCAGCGGAAAAATGATTGGCATTATCTCGCACGTAGAAGCCCTGAAAGAACGCATCAGCACCCAGATTGTAGTAGAGAAAAAAGCCGGCGGACGAAGTGGTATCAGGGTGGTAAACGGCAATGTACTTGTAATGTAG
- a CDS encoding ammonium transporter, which translates to MITSTATATKPAKAQAVTKLSKIPFILLVIVVGLTFVFPSVPKVVTPAELNQADVAWMLTATAFVLLMTPGLAFFYGGMVNRKNVISTMLQSFICMAMLTVIWIVFGFSLAFGDSIGGIIGDPTTFFMMQNVLDGTPWSLAPTIPLALFAMFQLKFAIITPALITGAFAERIRFTSYTIFILFFFCFIYAPLAHATWHPEGLLFKLGVLDFAGGTVVHMSAGWAALASALFLKRRNEPTHSPAMITFVLLGTGLLWFGWFGFNAGSAMGANSLAATAMATTMTASAAAALAWIFFDGVKGRKPSAMGTCIGAVVGLVAITPAAGFVTLPHSIAIGVISAVVSNLLVDLRTRTSIDDTLDVFPCHGVGGMVGMLLTGVFASKGVNPAIADQGLLFGETKLFLAQSGALIGVSIFAFAGSWALLKVTNLISPLRVSMEEEQLGLDLSQHDERI; encoded by the coding sequence ATGATCACTTCTACTGCTACGGCTACAAAGCCTGCCAAGGCCCAGGCGGTCACTAAGCTCTCCAAGATTCCCTTCATTCTGTTGGTGATTGTGGTAGGGTTGACCTTCGTTTTCCCTTCTGTTCCTAAAGTGGTTACTCCTGCGGAGTTGAATCAGGCCGACGTGGCCTGGATGCTGACCGCTACGGCGTTTGTGTTGCTCATGACCCCGGGACTTGCTTTCTTTTATGGGGGCATGGTGAACCGGAAGAACGTGATTTCTACCATGCTGCAAAGCTTTATCTGCATGGCCATGCTTACGGTGATCTGGATTGTCTTTGGCTTCAGCTTGGCCTTTGGAGACTCTATCGGTGGTATCATCGGGGACCCAACTACGTTCTTCATGATGCAGAACGTGCTGGATGGTACTCCCTGGTCCCTTGCTCCTACTATCCCATTGGCTTTGTTTGCCATGTTCCAGCTTAAGTTCGCGATCATCACCCCGGCATTGATCACAGGAGCGTTCGCCGAACGCATACGGTTTACCTCTTACACCATCTTTATTCTGTTTTTCTTCTGTTTTATTTATGCTCCGCTGGCGCACGCTACCTGGCACCCCGAAGGTCTTCTGTTCAAGCTGGGCGTTTTGGATTTCGCGGGCGGAACCGTGGTGCACATGTCCGCAGGCTGGGCGGCTTTGGCCTCAGCCCTGTTCCTGAAGAGAAGAAACGAGCCCACGCACTCCCCGGCTATGATTACGTTTGTGCTGCTGGGTACCGGTTTGCTGTGGTTTGGCTGGTTTGGGTTTAACGCAGGTTCTGCCATGGGGGCCAACAGCCTTGCCGCAACTGCAATGGCTACTACCATGACCGCTTCTGCCGCCGCCGCCCTGGCCTGGATTTTCTTTGATGGCGTGAAAGGACGCAAACCATCTGCCATGGGTACCTGCATTGGCGCTGTGGTTGGGCTGGTGGCCATCACTCCTGCCGCCGGCTTTGTGACCTTGCCCCACTCTATTGCCATTGGCGTAATCTCAGCCGTTGTAAGCAATTTATTAGTGGACCTCCGTACACGTACCAGCATTGATGATACCTTAGATGTGTTTCCTTGCCACGGCGTAGGTGGTATGGTAGGCATGCTCCTGACAGGAGTATTTGCCAGCAAAGGCGTGAATCCGGCCATTGCGGACCAAGGACTGCTGTTTGGAGAAACCAAGTTGTTTCTGGCTCAATCTGGTGCCTTGATTGGTGTTTCCATCTTCGCCTTTGCGGGTTCCTGGGCTCTGTTGAAAGTGACTAACCTGATTTCTCCTTTGCGGGTGTCTATGGAAGAGGAACAACTAGGCCTTGACCTTTCTCAGCACGACGAGAGAATATAG
- the mce gene encoding methylmalonyl-CoA epimerase: MHVEHIGIAVRNCQDANQLFAKLLGAEPYKAEKVESEGVNTSFFHVGNTKIELLEATAEHSAIAKFIEKKGEGIHHIAFEVEDIVAEMERLKAEGFQLLNEAPKRGADNKLVCFVHPKSANGVLVELCQEIR; this comes from the coding sequence ATGCATGTAGAACATATTGGCATTGCCGTAAGAAATTGTCAAGACGCAAATCAGTTGTTTGCCAAATTACTAGGCGCAGAGCCTTATAAGGCAGAAAAAGTTGAAAGCGAAGGGGTTAATACTTCCTTTTTTCACGTGGGGAACACCAAGATAGAACTGTTAGAGGCTACAGCCGAACATAGCGCTATTGCCAAGTTCATAGAGAAGAAAGGGGAGGGAATCCACCACATCGCCTTTGAAGTGGAGGATATTGTAGCCGAGATGGAGCGGCTGAAAGCGGAAGGTTTCCAACTCCTGAATGAGGCCCCAAAACGTGGCGCTGACAATAAGTTGGTGTGCTTCGTGCACCCAAAATCTGCCAATGGGGTGCTGGTGGAATTGTGCCAAGAGATACGCTAA
- a CDS encoding YybH family protein, with amino-acid sequence MKPYLLMFVFAALLSSCSKMDEKKEPVNVQQLNQQFIGAWNSKNSAQLDTLLAEDVHFVQGEVHYNGKSEVSQKWVRETMGTIENLRTFAVSSGADENIAFEGGTFTVDVIPSDRQLPKGEGEGNFMLVWKKNEKGAWKLHYAQLEDHPVQVAR; translated from the coding sequence ATGAAACCATACCTGTTAATGTTTGTATTTGCTGCTTTGCTCTCTTCCTGCTCTAAAATGGACGAGAAAAAAGAACCAGTAAATGTGCAGCAATTGAATCAGCAATTTATAGGAGCCTGGAACAGTAAAAATTCAGCTCAACTAGATACACTTTTAGCCGAGGATGTTCACTTTGTGCAAGGTGAAGTACACTACAATGGTAAGTCTGAAGTATCACAGAAGTGGGTACGGGAAACTATGGGTACCATCGAAAATCTTCGGACGTTTGCAGTAAGTTCCGGAGCCGATGAAAACATCGCTTTTGAAGGCGGTACCTTTACCGTAGATGTGATTCCTTCTGATCGTCAATTGCCAAAAGGAGAGGGCGAGGGTAACTTTATGTTGGTTTGGAAGAAGAATGAAAAAGGAGCCTGGAAATTACACTACGCTCAACTAGAAGACCATCCGGTTCAGGTAGCTAGATAA
- the iscU gene encoding Fe-S cluster assembly scaffold IscU → MAYSDKVIDHYSNPRNVGTLDKSKSNVGTGLVGAPECGDVMRLQIEVDENQVITDAKFKTFGCGSAIASSSLATEWLKGKTVDEALAIDNMEIVEELALPPVKIHCSVLAEDAIKSAINDYRVKNGLEPLVEAKSHH, encoded by the coding sequence ATGGCTTATTCAGATAAAGTAATCGATCATTACAGCAACCCACGTAACGTAGGTACGCTGGACAAATCAAAATCAAACGTGGGTACTGGTTTAGTAGGTGCCCCTGAGTGCGGTGACGTAATGCGTCTGCAGATTGAAGTAGATGAGAACCAGGTAATCACTGATGCCAAGTTCAAAACTTTCGGCTGTGGTTCTGCTATCGCTTCTTCTTCTCTGGCAACGGAGTGGTTGAAAGGCAAAACCGTTGACGAGGCTTTGGCCATCGACAACATGGAGATTGTGGAAGAGTTGGCCTTACCGCCCGTTAAAATTCACTGCTCTGTTTTAGCTGAGGACGCTATCAAATCTGCTATCAATGACTACCGCGTAAAAAACGGTTTAGAGCCATTGGTAGAGGCTAAGTCGCACCATTAA
- a CDS encoding YMGG-like glycine zipper-containing protein: MKKLSLIFALMFLVTVAFNNAQAQERKKWSPQAKGAVIGAGTGAAAGAIINKRNRVVGGVVGGVVGGAAGYGVGKIVDNKRKKREAEFNRSVAANRAYAYSSSNRSAGSSARRSTSSAAKTTAAVAAPAAMAYTGYTAGQPQIMTMSNLSFLPNEHYGDYSKPYADSEYRRKSW, translated from the coding sequence ATGAAAAAGCTAAGTTTAATATTCGCCTTGATGTTCTTAGTGACAGTAGCTTTCAACAACGCTCAGGCGCAGGAAAGAAAAAAATGGAGCCCACAAGCAAAAGGTGCGGTGATTGGAGCTGGTACTGGTGCTGCGGCAGGTGCCATCATCAACAAGCGTAACCGTGTAGTAGGTGGGGTAGTAGGTGGTGTTGTTGGTGGAGCCGCCGGATACGGGGTTGGTAAAATCGTAGACAACAAGAGAAAGAAGAGAGAAGCTGAGTTCAACAGAAGTGTAGCAGCTAACAGAGCTTATGCTTATAGCTCTTCTAACAGATCTGCCGGTTCTTCTGCCAGAAGATCAACTTCCTCTGCGGCTAAGACTACTGCTGCAGTAGCTGCCCCAGCAGCCATGGCTTATACTGGTTATACTGCCGGTCAGCCACAAATCATGACCATGTCTAACTTATCTTTCTTACCAAACGAGCACTACGGTGACTATTCTAAGCCGTACGCAGATTCTGAATACAGAAGAAAAAGCTGGTAA
- a CDS encoding thermonuclease family protein, producing the protein MRPSFAFSKFTVWLLCVGMLLGCQKSQEQAQETNQVPTEEQAVENGYKVIAIKDGDTVELLKDGKPLRVRLQGVDCPEKNQDYGTRARQFTSDLVFGKFVQLVVQDVDRYGRTVGEIILPDGRSLNQELVKNGFAWHYTAYSKDQELARLEAEARAEKRGLWEGPSPQAPWEFRQSRRGNSANAANTKSDNSGSSSKKTSSSGATAIAKGGKVHICQSKGSKTFHVYSNCSLLERCKSSKAAITLAQANREKRTPCKSCAD; encoded by the coding sequence ATGCGACCGTCCTTCGCCTTTTCAAAATTTACTGTCTGGCTTCTTTGTGTAGGAATGCTTCTGGGGTGTCAAAAAAGCCAGGAACAGGCGCAGGAAACCAATCAGGTACCCACAGAAGAACAGGCGGTTGAAAACGGCTATAAGGTGATTGCCATTAAAGACGGCGATACGGTAGAGTTACTGAAAGATGGAAAACCACTGCGGGTGCGGCTTCAAGGCGTGGATTGCCCGGAGAAGAATCAGGATTACGGTACCCGCGCCCGGCAGTTTACCTCTGACCTGGTCTTCGGGAAGTTTGTGCAATTGGTGGTGCAGGACGTGGACAGGTACGGACGCACCGTAGGAGAAATCATCCTGCCTGATGGCCGTAGCTTAAATCAGGAACTGGTTAAAAATGGGTTTGCCTGGCACTACACCGCCTATTCCAAAGATCAGGAGTTAGCCCGTCTGGAGGCGGAAGCCCGTGCTGAGAAACGGGGACTTTGGGAGGGGCCATCGCCTCAGGCTCCTTGGGAATTCCGGCAAAGCCGCCGCGGGAACAGTGCGAACGCTGCGAATACTAAATCTGACAATTCCGGCAGCTCTTCCAAAAAGACGTCTTCCTCAGGAGCAACGGCAATAGCCAAAGGCGGGAAAGTGCACATCTGCCAAAGCAAAGGCTCCAAAACTTTCCATGTTTATTCAAATTGTAGTCTTCTGGAGCGGTGCAAAAGCAGTAAAGCGGCCATTACCTTAGCTCAGGCGAACAGGGAAAAACGTACTCCCTGCAAATCCTGTGCTGATTGA
- a CDS encoding YMGG-like glycine zipper-containing protein, translated as MKNLKISLVMLCSVFVLGGSVTHEAQAQEVKKERKGWSKKAKGAVIGGAGGAATGAIIGGTKGAVIGAAAGTVAGGAIGRKKDRKKDSKRYDQYAKKNND; from the coding sequence ATGAAAAATCTGAAAATATCTTTGGTCATGCTGTGCTCAGTATTTGTTTTAGGCGGAAGCGTAACTCATGAAGCTCAGGCACAGGAAGTAAAAAAAGAAAGAAAAGGCTGGAGTAAGAAAGCCAAAGGTGCTGTCATTGGCGGTGCCGGTGGGGCAGCTACCGGAGCTATCATAGGTGGTACTAAAGGTGCCGTGATTGGTGCCGCTGCTGGTACAGTAGCGGGTGGTGCCATTGGTAGAAAGAAAGACAGAAAAAAAGATTCTAAGCGCTACGATCAGTACGCTAAAAAGAATAACGACTAA